TTTCATTATCAACTGAAATTTAGAGTGGAATTGGATTTCATCTCATCCATCACTTGTTAGACTTATTTTGGTTCAGAGATCTTCGTAAACCACGCAGCCAATTCCTCTGTTTGATCCAATGTTGCAATCGGGTCAAAGTACCATGAACGATCCGGGCTCCAGATAAACACACGATCATTTTTGACCGCATCCAGTGAACTCCAGACCGGTTTCGATTTCAACTCTTCCAAGGTCAGATTGTCCGCTGTTAGAATGATGTAGTCTCCGGCAAACTCAGGAATCGCTTCCGATGAAACTTCAACCAGTTGATCCTTCATTAAAGTCTCTTTTTTATCTGCAGGAGGATTCAAACCAAGCGCGCTGTAGACTGCCTGACCTCCTCGACCAAAATTATCACCAAAGGCCAACGGTGCTTTATCATAAAACTGCATGACCGACACCTCTGCCTGCGGATCAATCGCCTCACCAACACGCTTCTTGGCATCTGCAATTCTTGCGTCATAATCGGTTAACCATGCCTCAGATTCTTTTTCTTTATTTAGCACTTCACCGAAATAGGCAATTTCTTCGTGGGTGTTTTTCAGTTCGCCATAAGGTACAACCAAGGTAGGTGCAATTTTGCTAAAGGAATCAAATAAATCAGGATTACCTGTCACAATGAGATCCGGTTCAAGTTCCAACACCTTTTCGAGAGAAATGGTTTCATATTCACCAATATTCTGCACGCCCTCAAGTGATTTGATAAAATAAGGATTTTTCAGGTTCATCTCGGGTGTACCCACAGGTTTAATCCCCAGGGCGATCAGACTTCCCAGATACAAGTCAACCACAATCCGTTTAGGTTCAGCCGGGATTGTAATATCTCCCTTAACCGTTGAGACTGTGCGGGGTACCGATGATTTGCTTTGATTCTCCGCTGTTACTGTCTTCGTGGAACTTGACGTACTATTGCTTCCGGATGCATCCCCGCTCGAATTACTGGCAACACCTGTTGAGCAGGCACTTAGCAGTAACGTAAGACTTAGTAGAATACTAAGCAACATTCCCGTTCTTGTCTGTCTGTTCATATTTATTGACCCTCCATGCTTATATTGATAATGATTATCACCATCAGTATAAACATACCTTCCACTTCCACCTCTGAAAATGTCATTTCGCGCCACACCTGATGTCAGATCAGGCCATTTTAGAGGTGCTGAGGTCTTTTCTTTAAATTGCAGAGGAGAAAGACCTGTATGTTTCTTGAACATACGCCCCAAATAATATCCATCCGGATAACCGATTCCTACAGCGATCTCATCCAACGTGGCATCCGTTTGCAGCAACATCTCTTTGGCTTTGAACAAACGAAACTGAATCAGATAATCGATGGGACTGGTTCCAGTCGACTGCTTGAACTTGCGTGACAAACTTCTTGGGCTGGTGCCGATCATTTCTGCCAAAACATGAAGTGTAAGTGGCTGGGTGTACGAAGACTCTACAATTTCAATGACTTTGCTGACCTGATCCATAATACTTGGATAACGATTGGATATACGAGGAATCTGTGATGAGATCTGCTCCACAAATGCATAGAACAAACTCTTGGCCTGAAAGTGCTGAATAGGGTTCTTTTGATCCCAAAAAAAGTGCATCTTTTTCAATTGCTCATATAGAATGGTTGGCATATCGGGGGTAAAGCCATAGTTCATTTGGAACGGATTGATACGCTCCATTAACCTTCCCAGATCGTTTCTCCCTCCACTAGGCAGGTTTGCTTTGTACATCAAGTAATATAGGCGCAATCCGGATTCGCCTGCTTGAATCACCAACTTACTCCCTTTTCCCCCATGGAGAATATAAAAGCGACTCACTTCATACGTTTGGTTGTCAATGGTCACTCCGGCATCACCCTGAATGGTGAGTACAAAGGTACTCGTCGGAAATTTGTATTTCATCTCTTCATACGCCTCTAATTCCATGTAACGGATATCTGTTATACTCACCGCAGCATA
This Paenibacillus xylanexedens DNA region includes the following protein-coding sequences:
- a CDS encoding AraC family transcriptional regulator, whose amino-acid sequence is MWNDYYILWNYAAVSITDIRYMELEAYEEMKYKFPTSTFVLTIQGDAGVTIDNQTYEVSRFYILHGGKGSKLVIQAGESGLRLYYLMYKANLPSGGRNDLGRLMERINPFQMNYGFTPDMPTILYEQLKKMHFFWDQKNPIQHFQAKSLFYAFVEQISSQIPRISNRYPSIMDQVSKVIEIVESSYTQPLTLHVLAEMIGTSPRSLSRKFKQSTGTSPIDYLIQFRLFKAKEMLLQTDATLDEIAVGIGYPDGYYLGRMFKKHTGLSPLQFKEKTSAPLKWPDLTSGVARNDIFRGGSGRYVYTDGDNHYQYKHGGSINMNRQTRTGMLLSILLSLTLLLSACSTGVASNSSGDASGSNSTSSSTKTVTAENQSKSSVPRTVSTVKGDITIPAEPKRIVVDLYLGSLIALGIKPVGTPEMNLKNPYFIKSLEGVQNIGEYETISLEKVLELEPDLIVTGNPDLFDSFSKIAPTLVVPYGELKNTHEEIAYFGEVLNKEKESEAWLTDYDARIADAKKRVGEAIDPQAEVSVMQFYDKAPLAFGDNFGRGGQAVYSALGLNPPADKKETLMKDQLVEVSSEAIPEFAGDYIILTADNLTLEELKSKPVWSSLDAVKNDRVFIWSPDRSWYFDPIATLDQTEELAAWFTKISEPK